In one Lolium rigidum isolate FL_2022 chromosome 3, APGP_CSIRO_Lrig_0.1, whole genome shotgun sequence genomic region, the following are encoded:
- the LOC124697545 gene encoding uncharacterized protein LOC124697545, whose translation MADAAALVAVPPQPQQRHPLSQIAASGTHRLLLKQWLKEEDLLARRVALREARLDGARKEIAFLYCAFFAFHAASVLVLFLSSSLSVSLPSDPPSLSCCRSWIPCLVSLLASLAMLWALRYKADTEAVLERVLAREQEDAALLGRCVAELKRKGLEFDLLKEVDALRRAKSLRVEAKGGAAVADSPRRWPARDLPVFALFGAACGVLVLTRFLLCNN comes from the coding sequence ATGGCCGACGCCGCCGCGCTGGTCGCCGTCCCGCCGCAGCCGCAGCAGCGGCACCCGCTGAGCCAGATCGCGGCGAGCGGCACGCACCGGCTGCTGCTCAAGCagtggctcaaggaggaggacctGCTGGCCCGCCGCGTCGCGCTCAGGGAGGCGCGCCTCGACGGCGCGCGCAAGGAGATCGCCTTCCTCTACTGCGCCTtcttcgccttccacgccgcctccgtcctcgtcctcttcctctcctcctccctctccgTCTCCCTCCCCTCCGACCCGCCGTCCCTCTCCTGCTGCCGGTCCTGGATCCCGTGCCTCGTCTCGCTGCTCGCCTCCCTGGCCATGCTCTGGGCGCTGCGGTACAAGGCGGACACGGAGGCCGTGCTGGAGCGGGTGCTGGCGCGGGAGCAGGAGGACGCGGCCCTGCTCGGGCGGTGCGTCGCCGAGCTCAAGCGTAAGGGGCTCGAGTTCGACCTGCTCAAGGAGGTCGACGCGCTCCGCAGGGCAAAGAGCCTCCGCGTCGAGGCCAAAGGCGGCGCCGCCGTGGCAGACAGCCCCAGGCGCTGGCCCGCCAGGGACCTCCCCGTATTCGCGCTCTTCGGGGCCGCCTGCGGCGTCCTCGTGCTCACCAGGTTCCTGCTCTGCAACAACTAG